ATGTCTTCGATATGAGCAGGCGGGCTTCCAATTTGATACGCAAATCTTTCGACGATCGGCAAATACATCTCGACCAGTGTTTGAAAAGCCGCGGTGTCCCCGCTTTTCGCTCTATCTATCAAACGTTGTTCATCCATCCTTTGCCCGCCCCCTTTCTCAATATAAAACGTCATGAAACACTGTCTTGTTTCACATTCATGAACCGTAAAGGAACATTTCTTGTTCGCTGGAGCGTTCCTCGGCGTTGCTCTCCACGAACACTTGATGCCAAACGGCAAACGTGAGGATTGTCCAAAGTTTGCGGCTGTGATCGCCGTCCCCGCGCCAATGCTTTTCCAGCATCTTCAGCGCTTCGCTTTTTTGGACGTACGCTTCAATGGCACTCTCACGAATGACTTGTCTCGCCCAATCTTGCCATTCGTTTCGCAACCATTGCCGAATCGGCACTGGAAACCCAAGTTTTTTCCTATACAATGCCGCTTCCGGTACAATCCCTTTCATCGCTTCGCGCAACGCGTATTTTGTCGTTCCCGAGCGTGTTTTGTCGGAAGGCGCCAAACCGGAGGCCGCTTCGAACACTTTTTGGTCGAGAAACGGCACACGCAATTCTAACGCATGCGCCATCGACATTTTGTCCGCCTTTTGCAGGATATCTCCGCGCAGCCATGTGTGCAAATCGATGTATTGCATTTTCGTCAAAGCATGCTCGTCTTTCATTTCTTCGAAAAGGCGGCGGGTAAGCTGCGTGAAATGCACCCCGGCGTCATACGTTTTCAGCCACGCCTGTTTTTCTTCTTCGGTGAAAATTTTTGCATTGCCGATGTATCGTTGTTCCAGCGGCGTACAACCGCGGATGAGATAGTTTCTGCCTTTTATCGTTTCCGGAAGCTTTCGTGCCAGCTCGCCGAGCTTTTCAATGACGGTACGCGGCAGAAACGAAAACCAACGCAAAGCGATCGGTTCCCGATAAATGTTGTAACCACCGAACAACTCGTCTGCGCCTTCTCCAGACAAAACGACTTTCACCTTTCGCCTCGCTTCTTTTGCAACAAAATAAAGCGGGACCGCTGCCGGATCGGCGACGGGATCGTCGAAATGCCAGACTAGGTTTGGCATTTCCCGAAGAAATTCTTCGGGGGAGACGATTTTACGGTGATTTCGCACCTCGAGTTTCTCGGCCGTTTCCGCTGCCAGCTGCGTTTCGTCGAATCCTTTCGTTTGAAACCCGACGGAAAATGTTTCGATGTTTGGATGGCATTGTTTGGCGAGCGCCGTAATGATCGCCGAATCCACACCTCCCGACAAAAATGTGCCGACGGGTACGTCGCTCCTCATGTGCAGCTTCACAGAATCTTCGAGCGCTTCGCGCACCGCCGAGGTTTTCTTACGAAAAGAGTCGGCAGTCGGTTGAAGCGACGGCTTCCAATAAGGCCGAAGTTCCGGCGAGCAGTTCGGCTTAACCACGAGGAAAGTTCCCGGTTCCAGCCGGCGTACCGCTTTCGACAATGTCATCGGTTCTGGCACATATTGGTAAGTAAAATAATGCTGCAGTGCTTCCTTGTCGTTCGGAGCTGTCGTTTCCCCATCGGGAAGCAAGCATTTTTTCTCGGAAGCGAAATGCAACCCTTCTGCAGTTTCCGTATAATAAAACGGTTTGATGCCGAAACGGTCACGGACCGCCGTGACTTGTTTTTCCGATTCATCCCAAATCACAAACGCAAACATTCCGCGCAACGCTTGAAACGAGCGTTCTTTTTCTTTTTTGTAGAGCGTCAAGATTACCTCGGTATCGGAATTCGTTCGAAACGTATATCCTTCTCTGACCAGCCGCTCCCGCAATTCCAAATGATTATAAATTTCGCCGTTGAAAACGATCGTCAAGCGGCCTTCACTGCACGTCATCGGCTGATGCCCGCCTTCGAGATCGACAATGCTCAATCGTTTGAAACCGAAACCGACATGTTCGTTCATAAAATAGCCGGAAGCATCCGGACCTCGGTGGGAAATCATTTCCGTTTGATGCCGCAGCTGTGAAATTTTTTCAGCCGTCACGAGCGTTTCTTCGTGATAAAAGCTTCCGACAAATCCGCACATGGGCGATTCTCCTTTATAATTGATTCTTTGACATTTT
The Bacillales bacterium genome window above contains:
- the asnB gene encoding asparagine synthase (glutamine-hydrolyzing) yields the protein MCGFVGSFYHEETLVTAEKISQLRHQTEMISHRGPDASGYFMNEHVGFGFKRLSIVDLEGGHQPMTCSEGRLTIVFNGEIYNHLELRERLVREGYTFRTNSDTEVILTLYKKEKERSFQALRGMFAFVIWDESEKQVTAVRDRFGIKPFYYTETAEGLHFASEKKCLLPDGETTAPNDKEALQHYFTYQYVPEPMTLSKAVRRLEPGTFLVVKPNCSPELRPYWKPSLQPTADSFRKKTSAVREALEDSVKLHMRSDVPVGTFLSGGVDSAIITALAKQCHPNIETFSVGFQTKGFDETQLAAETAEKLEVRNHRKIVSPEEFLREMPNLVWHFDDPVADPAAVPLYFVAKEARRKVKVVLSGEGADELFGGYNIYREPIALRWFSFLPRTVIEKLGELARKLPETIKGRNYLIRGCTPLEQRYIGNAKIFTEEEKQAWLKTYDAGVHFTQLTRRLFEEMKDEHALTKMQYIDLHTWLRGDILQKADKMSMAHALELRVPFLDQKVFEAASGLAPSDKTRSGTTKYALREAMKGIVPEAALYRKKLGFPVPIRQWLRNEWQDWARQVIRESAIEAYVQKSEALKMLEKHWRGDGDHSRKLWTILTFAVWHQVFVESNAEERSSEQEMFLYGS